From a single Solanum dulcamara chromosome 4, daSolDulc1.2, whole genome shotgun sequence genomic region:
- the LOC129885311 gene encoding heavy metal-associated isoprenylated plant protein 26-like: MVIIHYHAAENVKEIKWDISLILIITSFFFSLQIHTTQRHSIYSQNLLKDMGVLDHISDMFDCSSAHSINKRHRQLQTVEIKVKMDCEGCERKVRRSVEGMKGVSSVTIEPKQHKLTVVGYLDPEKVVSRVAHRTGKKAEIWPYVPYDVVAHPYAQGIYDKKAPAGYVRRDDYQSNQLARVSSTEVRYTTAFSDENPAACVVM; this comes from the exons ATGGTCATTATTCATTATCATGCGGCAGAAAACGTCAAAGAAATTAAGTGGgatatttctctcattttaatCATTACGtccttcttcttttctcttcaaATACACACAACACAGAGACACTCAATTTACTCACAAAATTTGTTGAAAGACATGGGTGTTCTTGACCATATATCTGATATGTTTGATTGCTCCTCTGCCCACTCCATAAACAAAAGACACAGACAATTACAG ACAGTGGAAATAAAAGTGAAGATGGACTGTGAAGGCTGTGAGAGGAAAGTGAGAAGGTCTGTAGAGGGAATGAAAGGAGTTTCGTCCGTGACGATAGAACCCAAACAGCACAAGCTCACAGTAGTAGGCTATCTGGATCCAGAGAAAGTTGTGTCTCGTGTAGCTCATCGCACAGGTAAGAAGGCAGAGATTTGGCCCTATGTCCCATACGACGTCGTTGCTCATCCCTATGCACAGGGTATTTATGATAAGAAGGCTCCTGCTGGATACGTGCGAAGAGATGATTACCAAAGTAACCAGCTCGCACGTGTCAGTTCCACTGAAGTTCGCTATACTACTGCCTTTAGTGATGAGAATCCAGCAGCCTGTGTGGTCATGTGA